The Micromonospora krabiensis genome window below encodes:
- a CDS encoding VOC family protein: MTITTYINLPVRDLSTAAEFFRSIGFDGEQPTPDGAAMMLSLNPTTQLMLHVASSFAEYTGVAVTDTSTSREVIVGLAAESRDRVDELVDRAVAAGGEALGDGQDSGGLYMRGFRDLDGHQWSLLHLGD, translated from the coding sequence GTGACCATCACGACCTACATCAACCTGCCCGTACGCGACCTCAGCACGGCCGCCGAGTTCTTCCGCTCGATCGGCTTCGACGGGGAGCAGCCCACCCCGGACGGTGCGGCGATGATGCTGTCGCTCAATCCCACGACGCAGCTGATGCTGCACGTCGCGTCGTCGTTCGCCGAGTACACCGGGGTCGCGGTCACCGACACGTCGACCAGCCGGGAGGTGATCGTCGGCCTCGCCGCGGAGAGCCGGGACCGGGTGGACGAGCTGGTCGACCGGGCGGTCGCGGCCGGTGGTGAGGCCCTCGGCGACGGACAGGACTCCGGTGGCCTCTACATGCGCGGGTTCCGCGACCTCGACGGCCACCAGTGGTCGCTCCTGCACCTGGGCGACTGA
- a CDS encoding YchJ family protein, with translation MAKRGRGRGGSAGAACPCGSGRPYAACCGPLHAGDADAPTAEALMRSRFSAFAVGDSAYLLRSWHESTRPTSLDLDPAQRWSRLEIVDVVRGGLLDSGGTVEFHAHYRLAGRPGTVTERSRFVRADGRWVYLDAEEA, from the coding sequence GTGGCGAAGCGGGGACGAGGACGGGGCGGGTCCGCCGGGGCGGCGTGCCCGTGCGGGTCGGGTCGGCCGTACGCGGCGTGCTGCGGCCCGCTGCACGCCGGTGACGCGGACGCCCCGACCGCCGAGGCGCTGATGCGCTCCAGGTTCAGCGCGTTCGCCGTCGGCGACAGCGCCTACCTGCTGCGCAGCTGGCACGAGAGCACCCGACCGACCAGCCTCGACCTCGACCCCGCGCAGCGGTGGAGCCGGCTGGAGATCGTCGACGTCGTCCGCGGCGGCCTGCTCGACAGCGGCGGCACGGTCGAGTTCCACGCCCACTACCGGCTCGCCGGGCGGCCTGGCACGGTGACCGAGCGCAGCCGGTTCGTCCGGGCGGACGGCCGGTGGGTCTACCTGGACGCCGAGGAGGCCTGA